The following is a genomic window from Deltaproteobacteria bacterium.
GCACCATAAACTCTTCGCCCAGGAGGTCGCGTGTGGACTGAGAGATTACGGTGTAGGTCCCGAATTCCTTGTTTATGCCTTCAAGCCGTGAGGCAAGGTTCACGGCGTCGCCAAACATGGTGTAATCGAATCTGGTATGCGATCCCATGTTGCCCACCACGGCTACGCCGGTGTTGACGCCGATACGCATGAACATATCCCAGCCGGTGCGCTCACGATAAATAGGCCTGATTTCAGCAAGCTTGGACTGGCAGAAAAGCGAGGCCCTCACGGCCTTGACCGCGTGTTCCGGAACATCGAGCGGCGCGTTCCAAAAAGCGATGATGGCGTCACCCTCGTATTTGTCCAGGGTCCCGCCGTGAGCGTGAATGATATCGGTCATGGCTGAAAGGTAGTCGTTAAGGAGCATGGTCAGGTTTTCCGCGGTCATATCTTCAGACATGGTGGTAAAGTCGGCGATGTCGGAGAAGAAGATGGACAGGACCTTTCGCTCTCCGCCCAGCTCAAGTTTTTGCGGGTTCTGGATAAGCTGCTCGATGACCATAGGGCTGAGGTACTGCCTGAAGGCGCTCTTGATGAATCGCCTTTGCTGTCCCTCGATGGCGTAGTTGGCCATCAAAGCCGAAGCATAAGTGGTGAAAACAGCCAGTTCCAGAATGACCAGCGACAGCCAGAAACCTTTGATATACAGCCCAATGGAAAGCAGAACGGGAAGGCTAAAGACCACGAGACCGATGATGATGCTCTGGAAGGGAAGGCTGAAATAAGTGGCTAGGAGCGAACAGGTCAAGGCTGATATGATAACCAGGCCGATGGTCAGCCAGGGGGGGACGTGGCGCATGAAGTCGCCGGAGAGAAAGTTGTCGAGCAGGGTGACGTGAATTTCCACCCCGGGATAGACGCCGCTCACCGGCGTGGGCCGCAGGTCATACAGTCCCGGAGCGGAGAAGCCGAAAAGAATATACTTGTCTTTAAAGGCCGCTTTATCCCGAATGACGGGTTCCAGGCCCGCGAGGACACGGATTTCGGACTGGAGGACTGCGGCAGCGCTGTAGGCCTTATGGGTGCCAGACGGGCCCCGGA
Proteins encoded in this region:
- a CDS encoding adenylate/guanylate cyclase domain-containing protein, which produces MPVRLSPGKKKFIQSLFLCLGGTALALILWTMGWFDSWEAKTWDWRVSMLAKPGQATDEIRLILLDQNSLDWAKNTHGLSWPWPRETYSAITNYCHRSGAKALAFDVIFSEPSKYGVEDDASFGAAISEFGRFAASVHLGRTTGSETSWPPHLASPKFKIIGLESWLVRTEARGITLPRASMPIPEVSRNAAVLCNVHARPDPDGIFRRVRLFGTFDGQVLPYLGLGAYLAANPDAPMRIEPGRLTIGQRSIPIDNQGDVILRFRGPSGTHKAYSAAAVLQSEIRVLAGLEPVIRDKAAFKDKYILFGFSAPGLYDLRPTPVSGVYPGVEIHVTLLDNFLSGDFMRHVPPWLTIGLVIISALTCSLLATYFSLPFQSIIIGLVVFSLPVLLSIGLYIKGFWLSLVILELAVFTTYASALMANYAIEGQQRRFIKSAFRQYLSPMVIEQLIQNPQKLELGGERKVLSIFFSDIADFTTMSEDMTAENLTMLLNDYLSAMTDIIHAHGGTLDKYEGDAIIAFWNAPLDVPEHAVKAVRASLFCQSKLAEIRPIYRERTGWDMFMRIGVNTGVAVVGNMGSHTRFDYTMFGDAVNLASRLEGINKEFGTYTVISQSTRDLLGEEFMVRELARVVVIGRRESVTIYEPMLHEAYEWRKEVLAAFAHGLDLFYQGRFEEAIEVFSAIEHRDPPAAAYIKKCEALMASPPEDWQGLWVVITK